A section of the Euwallacea fornicatus isolate EFF26 chromosome 12, ASM4011564v1, whole genome shotgun sequence genome encodes:
- the shtd gene encoding anaphase-promoting complex subunit 1 yields MIAASDPLEFVPRGRQQIARHPGPPEPIFKHKDSEDCLETGLEKFSLSEDAAVEFWVIRKTPQDESGSEKDPKCASKLNNSLNKSRRGASMCKDHITHTSELDLLEESTSFKTPDGSLHQRVFTKRTSDVSARYSNKNFIGSASERKNEDNKIPGDSQTNMSYLNFQIDPGFMEDELYVKGQTAVWSRGLLNNIDQQDNGRKVISCYTVPLPIKQATWSTFYCERADFDATLSDLYARTNEPTGSPSPAICLVDSHHVRIFVVKGEQYVIPMPFPIEKIWNTRFGIFVEKTLDVLPTNNNKFLEDNPGTIFSLTHPLDDVCPVAISRNLSITRLMVNNYKLVYTSENPSICMVYDVNTKEHSVYKIRKVRPEEKDYGDVRSGFHSATQNSQKLKSRLSMWDNLMTSGNMVTPSPICTNKPPIYDKLFHPPKSKSFSSMATMSRCQSPAATDMESPWRTRSSKKDNMCRSFVQDKESDLSPKSFFNCSRAMSHLTSSPQICMEYVWTDTYSVQDTLTGTAASNVFLSEDFVGQWYLCYILPSRFQLSVVKVDFSGGNMSCGLLTSISAKEAINVPHLRMMALLEHSGNVTLYSGLTMVGKLHLGGTLLKHTPSPSVRRYTASPFPKRSSLLPLSKPVEPMFDEHLFSPVLPLSLAEARKMSTANQNSLPIRYGVQERKRASLIGLIDSIENRITLKYSDGTFYRITLPLLTHSVLIERCLVALRQCLPRDAVLVLACRWYSVRNVIGTEDVNPKQEWEMFTSLLLELFGYEDDDLFEKPETPAVKRSKTIPLSSDEDWHCLSEKPHNIVKNSLFEVLQIPLLPPDTKLSIKPESAKIKVLINPKGILFPYIRFVHFTLHLLYEDFKLNTLYTECLLPLAKLLSNISNDLGLREYALYYWKDFPKDVFVGGPKIEANLMKCVNQGQGLSDVPLSVMEQIYKLLKGSCPSAYPYFANVNGRSRDIIQLCGILSEINREDPAEVALESFIKDISQEPIPNVHQKSIHINSSSIEQVILIMVEMKIDPRYLETLPPGIYYLLHNTLWKRRENPPSDWPVDAYSLLCRDDLVAQAQKNDMEKTNICFQLQETMPNTKQEIADLDGMEDIDCSLTKIRFSDDIRVMEARKMLASSKPVLINLTQRPDVSDHDFIEEQEKHLYGICIRTMALPVGRGMMTLHTAIPIITEPLSAPVLCLTGKALPRGNAVELNHIDTPPNMNLWPIFHNGVANGLRITPDAQNIDSTWIIFNKPKGGADAQMEHAGFLMALGLNGHLKNLVVMSTFEYLSNSKTHEMTSVGILLGLAADFRGTCHHFLTTLLAIHIEALLPPTSMELDICYNLQVAGLLGLGLLYQRSAHRHMTEVLLSEIGRPPGPEMENSIDRESHSLAAGLALGLVMLKHGDQPTGMSDLNVPDTLHYYMVGGNKRPLTGSQKDKYKTPSFQIREGSSVNLDVTAPGATLAIGLMYLDSGNKAVADWMAPPKTQYLLDFVRPDFLMLRILARSLILWKEIEPTKEWVIGEVPASLRPYCMVTPTNDADIDYEAMNQAYCNIVAGACFALGLRYAGSADQDAFETLLYFCHMFTSLTGKSIAELAGKATIETCLNVLLISASMVMAGTGNLEIMRLIRHLRRRVGIVNSAIVTYGSHLAIHMALGLLFLGGGRYTLSNSPANVAALICAFYPKFPTHSNDNRYHLQAFRHLYVLAVEPRLIIPKDVFYDDICYAKLRVVTLIGQEICIKGPGLIPDVNNLTKVMVDDDRYWPVLFERGRNWDLLTKILSTTGYIEVKQRAGCLSYISDKLGYHSDLARTLTHSKVVPWDPSSNAIVSFTSDEAIRKFCETVLNIDKTKASQFEQRIVQILTRTVYDAVVKDKMMVVVVIVALLKTIMNLQYQSDSAGLWQLKIIIQQTLAEPSNSSLISKETILALKQEVISLLDRHEERLKPVIQQYLCGKDFDRNEMLSSYVTFFDIPTSENLKDIRKMGVLERAAFLRSHFFDTDVLSKLVWICE; encoded by the exons TTCAGAAAAAGACCCAAAGTGCGCTTCAAAGCTGAACAATTCCCTGAATAAAAGCAGAAGAGGCGCTTCAATGTGTAAAGATCATATTACTCACACTAGTGAATTGGATTTGCTAGAGGAATCTACAAGTTTTAAAACCCCAGATGGAAGTTTGCATCAGAGAGTTTTTACGAAACGAACCTCAGATGTTAGTGCTAGGTATTCAAATAAGAACTTTATTGGAAGTGCCTCAGAGAGGAAGAATGAAGATAATAAGATTCCAG GAGATTCTCAAACAAATATGTCatacttaaattttcaaattgatccTGGATTTATGGAAGATGAACTGTATGTTAAAGGTCAAACTGCAGTTTGGTCACGAGGCCTTCTCAATAATATTGATCAGCAGGATAATGGAAGGAAG GTGATCAGTTGCTATACCGTGCCATTACCTATTAAACAAGCCACATGGTCCACTTTCTACTGCGAAAGAGCCGATTTCGATGCCACTCTGAGCGACTTATATGCTCGAACAAATGAACCCACCG GTTCTCCAAGTCCAGCGATATGTTTAGTAGATTCTCATCACGTACGAATATTTGTCGTTAAGGGCGAGCAATACGTGATTCCGATGCCTTTtcctattgaaaaaatttggaacaCTAGATTTGggatttttgttgaaaaaacccTGGATG TTTTGCCgacaaataacaataagtttcTCGAAGACAACCCCGGTACTATATTCTCTTTAACACATCCCCTCGACGATGTGTGCCCAGTAGCAATTAGTCGTAATTTGTCAATCACTAGATTAATGgtcaataattataaattggTATATACTAGTGAAAATCCCAGTATCTGTATGGTTTATGATGTCAACACGAAGGAGCACAGTGTTTATAAAATACGAAAAGTACGCCCAGAAGAGAAAGATTATGGAGATGTTCGGAGTGGATTTCATAGCGCGACACAGAATTCAcaaaaa CTCAAAAGTCGTCTTTCTATGTGGGATAATCTCATGACAAGCGGGAATATGGTAACGCCCAGTCCGATTTGCACCAATAAACCGCCAATATACGATAAGTTATTTCATCCACCGAAATCTAAGTCTTTCAGTTCGATGGCAACAATGAG TCGTTGTCAGTCTCCTGCTGCGACAGACATGGAGAGCCCCTGGAGAACCAGGTCTTCAAAGAAAGATAACATGTGTAGGAGCTTCGTGCAGGATAAGGAAAGCGACTTGTCACCGAAGTCATTCTTCAATTGTTCCAGAGCCATGTCGCATTTAACTTCAAGTCCTCAAATTTGCATGGAGTATGTGTGGACTGATACTTACTCGGTTCA agATACGCTTACAGGTACTGCCGCATCAAACGTGTTTTTATCGGAAGACTTTGTAGGTCAATGGTACCTCTGTTATATTTTGCCTTCAAGGTTTCAACTCTCTGTTGTCAAGGTGGATTTTTCTGGCGGAAATATGAGTTGCGGATTGTTGACAAGTATTAGTGCTAAAGAGGCTATAAACGTACCA CATTTGCGCATGATGGCCTTATTAGAACATAGTGGGAATGTGACTCTATATTCAGGGCTCACCATGGTGGGAAAACTGCATTTAGGTGGAACTTTGCTGAAGCATACTCCGTCTCCATCCGTTCGACGTTACACAGCTTCACCGTTTCCCAA aCGTAGCAGTTTGTTGCCTTTATCCAAACCAGTGGAACCTATGTTTGATGAACATTTATTTTCACCAGTATTACCATTATCTTTGGCTGAAGCGAGGAAGATGTCGACTGCCAATCAGAATTCCTTACCTATACGATATGGAGTCCAAGAAA ggAAAAGAGCTAGTCTGATAGGCTTGATAGATTCTATAGAGAATcgaataactttaaaatactCGGACGGAACGTTTTATCGAATAACCTTACCCTTGCTTACGCATTCAGTTTTAATAGAACGCTGCCTTGTGGCTTTAAGACAATGTTTACCGAGAGATGCTGTTTTAGTTTTAGCTTGCAGATGGTATTCAGTGAGAAACGTCATTGGTACTGAAGATGTAAACCCTAAGCAGGAATGGGAAATGTTCACCAGCTTGTTATTGG agttGTTTGGTTATGAGGATGACGACCTCTTCGAGAAACCCGAAACGCCAGCTGTAAAACGTTCCAAAACAATTCCATTAAGTTCAGACGAAGATTGGCATTGTCTTTCAGAGAAACCACataatattgtgaaaaattcGCTATTTGAAGTGCTACAAATTCCCTTATTGCCGCCAGATACCAAATTATCTATAAAACCTGAATCTGCAAAAAtcaaagttcttataaacccTAAAGGCATTTTGTTTCCTTATATCAGATTCGTGCATTTTACTCTACATTTACTCTACGAGGATTTCAAGTTGAATACACTCTATACGGAGTGTCTTCTGCCATTAGCTAAGCTTTTAAGTAATATTTCGAATGATCTGGGATTAAGGGAGTATGCCCTTTACTATTGGAAAGATTTTCCAAAGGATGTGTTTGTTGGTGGTCCCAAGATAGAAGCTAATTTGATGAAATGTGTTAATCAGGGGCAGGGTTTGAGTGACGTGCCTTTAAGTGTTATGGAAcagatttataaattattgaaaggAAGTTGCCCGAGTGCATATCCCTATTTTGCTAATGTAAATGGAAGATCCAGAGATATTATTCAG ttgtgTGGAATTTTATCTGAAATAAACAGAGAGGACCCCGCTGAAGTAGCATTGGAAAGTTTTATAAAGGATATATCTCAGGAACCAATCCCAAATGTAcatcaaaaaagtattcatattAATTCATCGTCTATCGAAcaagttattttaattatggtagaaatgaaaattgatccAAG ATATCTAGAAACATTACCGCCTGGAATTTACTACTTACTTCATAATACTTTGTGGAAACGTAGAGAAAATCCCCCTTCTGATTGGCCCGTTGATGCTTATTCCCTCCTTTGTCGCGATGATTTGGTGGCGCAAGCTCAAAAAAACGATATG GAGAagacaaatatttgttttcaattgcAAGAGACAATGCCAAACACTAAGCAAGAAATCGCAGATTTGGATGGTATGGAAGATATCGATTGTAGTTTGACTAAAATTCGATTTAGCGATGATATTAG aGTAATGGAAGCCCGAAAAATGTTGGCGAGTTCTAAACCAgtcttgattaatttaacccAGCGACCCGACGTTTCTGATCATGATTTCATTGAAGAACAGGAGAAACATTTGTATGGCATTTGCATTAGAACCATGGCTTTGCCTGTAGGGAG GGGAATGATGACTCTTCACACTGCAATTCCAATCATAACAGAACCTCTTTCTGCTCCAGTTCTTTGCTTAACTGGTAAAGCTTTGCCTAGAGGCAATGCTGTAGAGCTTAATCATATAGACACGCCACCTAATATGAATTTGTGGCCGATATTTCACAATGGTGTTGCAAACGGACTTCGGATAACACCTGACGCCCAAAATATTGATAGTACttggattatttttaataaacctaAAG GAGGTGCCGATGCTCAAATGGAGCATGCAGGATTTTTAATGGCTTTAGGCCTGAATGGCCATCTTAAAAACTTAGTTGTTATGAGTACTTTTGAGTATCTCAGCAACAGTAAAACACATGAAATGACGAGTGTCGGTATATTATTGG GACTTGCAGCCGACTTTAGGGGAACATGTCACCATTTTCTCACCACTCTTTTGGCGATACACATCGAGGCTTTACTCCCACCCACGTCTATGGAATTAGATATTTGTTATAACTTGCAAGTAGCAGGATTATTAGGATTAGGGCTTCTTTATCAGCGAAGTGCGCATAGACATATGACAGAA GTTTTATTGTCCGAGATTGGTAGACCTCCGGGTCCGGAAATGGAAAACAGTATCGACAGAGAATCGCATTCTTTAGCTGCTGGTTTGGCTTTGGGGTTAGTTATGCTTAAACATGGTGATCAGCCTACAGGAATGTCTGATTTGAATGTTCCTGATACCCTTCATTATTATATGGTTGGAGGCAACAAAAGACCTCTGACAG GTTCGCAGAAAGACAAATACAAGACTCCATCCTTTCAAATCCGGGAAGGTTCTTCAGTGAACTTAGATGTTACAGCCCCTGGTGCGACTTTAGCGATAGGGCTTATGTATTTAGACTCTGGAAATAAAGCCGTTGCTGATTGGATGGCTCCTCCGAAAACTCAGTATTTGCTAGACTTCGTCAGACCTGATTTTTTGATGTTAAGGATCTTGGCTAGAT cattAATATTATGGAAAGAGATCGAACCCACTAAAGAGTGGGTTATTGGTGAAGTACCGGCATCCCTACGTCCTTATTGTATGGTAACTCCCACCAACGATGCTGATATTGATTATGAAGCAATGAA tcagGCATATTGCAATATAGTGGCAGGAGCTTGTTTTGCCTTAGGCTTACGTTACGCCGGCTCAGCAGACCAAGATGCCTTCGAAACTTTATTATATTTCTGTCACATGTTTACCTCACTAACCGGAAAATCTATTGCCGAACTCGCGGGAAAAGCCACCATCGAAACATGTTTGAATGTTTTGTTGATAAGTGCTTCGATG gtTATGGCCGGTACGGGAAATTTAGAGATAATGAGACTGATACGGCACCTGCGCCGACGTGTGGGAATTGTGAACAGTGCTATAGTAACTTATGGATCTCATCTTGCCATTCATATGGCTTTAGGACTTTTATTCTTAGGGGGTGGACGGTATACTTTAAGCAACTCTCCAGCGAATGTAGCAGCCTTAATATGCGCTTTTTATCCTAAATTTCCCACTCACAGTAACGACAATAG gTATCATCTTCAAGCGTTTAGGCATTTATACGTTTTGGCTGTGGAACCTAGATTGATAATACCAAAGGATGTATTCTATGATGATATTTGTTATGCAAAATTACGGGTGGTCACGTTAATAGGACAAGAAATATGCATAAAGGGACCGGGTCTGATACCAGACGTAAACAACTTAACTAAAGTTATGGTTGATGATGATCGGTATTGGCCGGTGCTGTTTGAGAGAGGACGAAATTGGGATTTATTAAC GAAAATCCTTTCCACTACTGGATACATTGAAGTAAAACAACGCGCCGGCTGTCTGAGCTATATTTCAGATAAACTTGGCTATCACAGCGATTTAGCTCGAACTCTGACACATTCTAAAGTAGTACCTTGGGATCCATCTTCAAATGCCATTGTGAGCTTCACATCAGATGAAgctattagaaaattttgcgAAACTGTTCTTAACATCGACAAGACAAAAGCTAGCCAGTTTGAGCAGCGAATAGTTCAGATCTTAACTAGAACTGTTTATGACGCCGTCGTTAAGGACAAAATGATGGTGGTTGTCGTCATAGTGGCTTTGTTGAAA ACAATTATGAATCTTCAATATCAATCAGATTCAGCAGGGTTGTGGCAATTAAAGATAATAATTCAGCAAACACTAGCGGAGCCTTCTAATTCCAGTCTTATTTCCAAAGAGACAATTTTAGCCCTTAAGCAAGAAGTTATATCCTTATTAGATCGACACGAAGAAAGGCTTAAGCCGGTCATACAGCAATATCTTTGCGGAAAAGATTTTGACAGGAACGAGATGCTGTCCTcttatgtaacattttttgacattCCCACTAGTGAAAACTTGAAGGACATTAGAAAAATGGGGGTTTTAGAAAGAGCAGCTTTTCTTAGGAGTCATTTTTTTGATACCGATGTTCTCTCCAAACTTGTGTGGATATGTGAATGA